ATGTAGACTTCTATTTTGTTTCCGGATAGGTTGCGAAATATCTTGTTAACAAGTCGCTGGTAGGTGGCTCCGGCGTTTTTTAAGCCGAAGGGCATTACTCTATAGCAGTAGGTTCCGTCCGGGGTgatgaatgctgttttctcttcgTCTGGTCGGTGCATCGGGATCTGGTTGTAGCCGGAATATGTGTCCATGAAGCTGAGGTATCAGTGGCCGGATGCTGCATCCACTAGCCCGTCGATGTTCGGTAGGGcgaaggcatccttctgtagctTTTCCATGTCTCCTTCTGGTTCCGGTCTAGGTTGGCCGTCTAGTCGTGCGTCTAGGTCGGCAAGGAATATTCTGGCTGCGTCCCAGGATTTTTTCCTTAGGGCTAAGCTATTGTTGTCGCATTCGGCTGCGACTTCCCGGTCTCCGTGAATGGTTCCGATGGTGCCGTCATCGGCCCTGAACTTCATGAGGAGGTATTTGGTGAAGATGACTGCAGAGAAGTCGTTGATCGTTTTTCTCCCGAGAATGACGTTATAGGCTGTGGAGTCTTTTAGGACTACGAATTCGGATAAGATCGTCTTTCTCTGATTGCTTGTTCCTATGGTGATGGGAAGGGTAACCGAGCCGTCTGGTTTGAGGAAGTTGTCTCCAAGGCCCGTGACGCCGTGGCGGTGTGTTTGGAGGTTGTCGTTGCAGTGCCCGAGTTTGTCGAAAGCTCCTCGGAAGAGGATGTTGGAGTCGGCGCCAGTGTCCACCAGTATTCTTCTTACTAGCCCTGTTCCGATTCGGGCTGATATGACGAAGGGGGCGTCTTCAGCCGAGGTGCCGTGTTGGCAGTCCTCCGGCAAGAAAGTTATCGTGCTGTCAGCTATGGTGACTGGGTCGTGGTGCCTGACGGCCATTATTTTGAGGTCTTTTTTCATTGTTAGCTTTGACTTATTTGATACGTCCTTGCCCGTGATGACGTTCACTATGATGGTCGGATCCTCTTCGGGGTTTTCCCTGGGGGGCGGCTTTTGAGTTCTCGGGTTGCGTCCTTCTCTTTCTGGTGACTTGTCTCTGTCGGCGCGCCTTGGTTCTCTGATGAATTTGACGAACTCTGGGAGTTTGCCGTCTCGTATGGCCTGCTCGAGAGCGTCTTTAAGGTCGAAACAATCTTGTGTTTTGTGGCCGTATCCTCGGTGGTAGTCGCAGTAGAGGGCTTTGTTTCCTCCTGTCCTTTCCTTGAGTGGTCGAGCTTTGGGGATGACACCTCGATCTACTATTTGGTGGTATATCTCAGTAATTGGTGCTGTTAGGGGGGTGTAATTGGAGAATTTTCCTATTCTTGGTGGTCGGTGGGTTGGTCTAAGGTGGTCTCGTTGGTTCTCTTTGGGTGGTGGGTTATGACGGGGAGTCGGGTTGCCGTGTTGGGTAGCGACGTGCTGCCGTTTGTTGGCAGCGACGACCTGGCTGACTTCCTCGTCGTTGATGTAATCTTTGGCGACGTTCTGGATTTCGTGCATGGTCCATACTGGTTTAGTGGTGAGGTGTTTGCGAAAGTCTTCATTCATGAGCCCGTTAGTTAGGCAGAGGCTGGCAACGGAGTCCGTGAGTCCGTCGACCATCAGGCATTCATCGTTGAAGCGGTCGAGGTATTTTCTTGTAGATTCTTCTTGTTTCTGTGTGACCCCTAGCAAGCTGATGGGGTGTTTGGCCTTGGTGATTCGGGTTGTGAATTGGGCCATGAATTTTCTTGTGATGTCGTGGAAGTTGGTTATGGATCCGTTTGGGAGGGCGTTGAACCATTTGATCGCTGATCCGGCAAGGGTTACTGGGAAGGCTCTGCATCGGACCGCGTCGGATGCTCCTTCCAAGTTCATTCTGGCCTCGAAAGCCGTTAGGTGTTCTTGAGGGTCTTTAGTTCCATCGTACTTCATGTCGGTGGGTTTGTCGAAGCCTCTGGGGAGTTTCGCTTTTAAGATTCTTTCTGTGAAGGGCGTGGCTCCCATTATGATGTGGTCGTTTCTTGTACGCTTGGTGTGTCATCGTCTCGGGTCTTCGTCCGAGTCGTGCTGACGGCTCAGATCGTGGGATGCACTGCGGTGGTGTTTTTTGCTGTGTCGCCGCTCTGGCGATTTCTCATGACGGTGGTTGCGTGAGGTGCTACGATCATCTCTTCTATCGTGTTGCCGGGTTGGCGACCTTCCTCGGTAGGATCGCGGCCTGGACGTTGCCTGGCTTCCGTGTTCGTTGGCGTATTTTCCTTTGTGGGTCAGTTTACCTTCAAGTTCCTGGACTCGGAGGCAGAGATCCTGAATGATCTGCGTCGCTTTGTCCCTTGTTTTCTCGGGGTGTTGTGGATCTGCGATCATGTGCCCGTTTGTGCGGTGGATGGTGCTGGCTATCCGGGCTTGGTTCATGACCTCCTGTTGCTCGGGGGTCGGATGACGTGGTCTGGAGTtgtcttggcttgatggatttTCGTCCAAGATACCCTCCATCTGTTTCGACTGTCGCaagtccccacagacggcgccaatgtacaGAATGCTTCTGATACGATCTAGGAGGAGGATCGGGAACCCGCGGGTCGAATCGAATGTTGGATTTTCCAGATGGAGCGGAGgggaggtacctgcaaagacactccgacgctcaagtcagaataGATCTGAGAGGTGTAAGATATGAGGGATGAATGAATACCTGGAGGGATCCGGGTCCTTTATTTATAGGTGATGGTGGTTATCCTATCTTGGGTCCTCTATTTATAGGTGATGGtggttatcttattttatcttatctggCTAAGATAAGGGAGACGTTTGAATTCAAAAGTTAGTTAGGAGCTCTAGAGAGCCGGTTCCTGGGCCTTTTAGAAGGACGAGACGGGTTGGTCCGATGACCCGGATTCGGGTTCGGTCATGGGTCCGGGATCCATGGGCCGGATCCGTAACACATATATAGGATCAAATGACATCGATATCAATTTAAATAAAGTTATTATACAACTCATAGCTTTTTATAGAATGTATGTTTATAAATCATAAGTTCATAACCATGGAAtgagaataatatataataaaattcatctatactaaatttaattgaaatcAGATATCAAAAAgttgtaattgaaaaattatttgttatgtatactataaaaaaaggttaaaatggcagttttttatgaaaattacgGTAGTTATAACTgccattattattaaaaatggcACCTTAAAAAATGCTGGAATTTTGGGCGTCATTCTAATTATTACGGCGATTTTCTGACAGTTAAAATGACGGTTTTAATCACCATTTTAACCAAATAAAACAACAGTTTTGTTATTGTTTGTTTTTACCAGGATTTAATGGCACCCTTCTCGTTTAAAATACCATTTCTAATCGCCGTTTTTACCTGGGTTTAATGGCATCCTTTTTGTTTAAAATGGCATTTCTAACCGCCGTTTTTACCAGGGTTTAATGGCATACTTTTCGTTAAAAATAGCATTTTCTAACCGCCATTTTTACCAGAATATAATGGCACcatttttgtttgaaatggCAATTTTTGGCCATCGTTTTTATCTAAGTATGATggcaattttatattttttaaaatgagatTGAAACTACCTatttaaaatgacatttttagaactcaaattttaaaatctcataATAACCAAAAAAGCATAACCTTAAATCAAACATCATAACAAGATTTTTAattcatactatatatatataatacttaATACATAAAATCTTTATTACAAGATCATGCTTTTTTGTTGCTCGCTCCAGAAGACCTACTTCCTAATTCTCTTGGTGATGGAATCTCACTCTCTTGATCCAATTCctacaacaaaaatataattatgagcacaataaaaaaggatagaaaaCTGAATATAAAACTATTAATctgaaattatttaatgaacAAAGTTAAAGCTAGCTTCCaaagtcaaattttaaaattaatctgaaattatttaatgaacAAAAATTCTGACACTCTTGTGGCCTGGCAATAATATCCACCAAAATGTTGAGCCAATTTTCTCTATCAATTTTCCAATGCAGGGATATGGTTGCAACTTACAACTTACAACACCAGTATATAATTTTCTATGTCCCCTCAATACCCTCAATCATAACAAAATagatttaacaaaaatttaacacGACAgaccaaaacataattaaaataaaaaaagcctAAAAGATCTGCAAAATCTCATGCTCCTTTGTATAATAATTCTATATGTTAGACTATTATTCTTTTACAGTGTTGAAAATCTGACAAACATAAGCATCTCCTTCCTAAAAGTCCAAATATTACACATGGAATAAGGTATTAAGAACATAAATTGTATTTGTACTTGTGAAATTTGTTGAGTAGGGAACATCCAGCCAATTTCATTAGAATTTTACCTCCTTCCTTAGAAGCAATATAGGAGACTAGCACTTGCAATTGTGTTGTAACGGTATCCAACTCTTCTTGCACATTTGGACCACAAGTAGATGATATGCCAGCATCATTTGAAGATCCTAAATTCATCTAATTAATCTTTGTAGTGTTGTTCTTGAAAGCAACTGTTAGAACAACTCCCATGCCTAAACCATGAACACCACCAGGGTGCTCTTTCCCAAGAACTACTCCAAGAGCATCAAGAGGGGAATTAACGGTTGATTCCACCGCTTGTTGACTACTATATGCTTCAATCTTCTCCTACAcatataaaaagaaagagaaatagtCATACATAGTATtatcttataaaaaaagaaagaaaaagaaatacaaacAAGTTATTTATTGCACTTTAGTTTTACCGCTATTTCTTTAATCTTTTCATTAACATAACTTCCATCTATTTTTTTGTGAGTGATGTCCTACATTTGAACCCTACTAACTTCTTTTTCCGTCTCTTCCGTCTAAAATTCAAGAAGAGTAGAAAGACTCAATCAAGAAATATATcattcaagaaaagatatgcATAAAATTAAGTAACTAACAGCAACAATATATTAACTGAGATGCATTGGGTGCTAACATAAATGACTAtgctatataaaatataatagtagCAGCAAACTAAACATAAGCTGAGAAATTGACATTTTACAGATATTTACAGGTTTACAAGGAGCTAAATGGGAAAGTTAGAGATGCAATTATTTCTCTTGTAGGTTTTCTTCCTTGTTATGCTAGATTTTCAGTGCTTACAAGTTTAGATAACTAACCCTTATCTGTTtaaagattgataaaaaatgtgaaaaaagcAAATTGATCGGGCTTTATTAAAGAATGTATTAGATATATTTGTTGAAAGTGGGATGGGGCAAATGGATCACTATGAGAATGATTTTGAAATTGCAATGCTTAAAGACACTTCTGCTTATTACACTTGAAAGGCTTCTAATTGGAGAAGTGGaccatatttatctttttcttaaaatattattagttatgcTGACAAAAGGATCTTGTCAAACATCTGaattagtttaataataaaataatatacaagACATCAATATCATGCATTGGAGAATAGCAGTTCTCAGCCAATTCAAACAAAACCATAGAAATGATTACCAATTCAGCCCTTCTTCTTGCAATTGATTTAGCACCTGAAGTATGagaaattatttgtttttgccGAATTTCTTTATTTCTCTTACAAAGATTCTGCAAGATAAATTTAGACACAATTAAATAGAGTCAAATATGTGTTCAACATATAACATGCATTCAACATATCACTGGTTCATTACCAActctatataaaataaaagacgAGCAGGAAGCAAACAATGAATAAAGGCTTTTTATTACCAACTCTATATAAAGGCTTTTCACAACATTCCATATGAATTCAATATCCTATTTACAACAGCAAACTATATAAGGCTTTTTAGTGGGACAGCATTTAACTAGGAGAGTAAGTACTTACCTGAGTTTTAGGCTTCAAACGATATTCTACGAATAAAGCCCATTGATCAGGGAGCAATATCTTCTAGTGTATTATTTATGATCTCAGTTTTACTCAACCTCGGATCATAAAACTCATTCCAAAGCTTTATCCTATATTCCCTCCATTTTTCGCCAAGCGATTGGAGCAGAAATTGTTTGGCCAAGCTATCACTCAGTTTGAAGCAAAATCGAGCCTTTAATATAGaacaaagaatatatatattaaccAGCAAATATAACTAAATAATGACAAAGAAATAAGCTTTAGAGTTTAAGTAATCTTCTTACTAGGGACAAAATTTTccattgattttcaaaaaagctCTTTGGAATGTCTGACAACTTATCAAAACTGATTGGAAATGCTACACAATTAGTGGCCAATTGCCCACAAACTCCTGCAAGGAGTCCGGCTGCTTCTCCTATTACTGCATGCTGTTTATCAAAATTGACAACTATGCGCAAACCTTCTGGCAAATTATGCACATTCCTCACTAATAAATGAAGGCGTGTA
The Arachis duranensis cultivar V14167 chromosome 5, aradu.V14167.gnm2.J7QH, whole genome shotgun sequence genome window above contains:
- the LOC107489543 gene encoding uncharacterized protein LOC107489543, with the translated sequence MGATPFTERILKAKLPRGFDKPTDMKYDGTKDPQEHLTAFEARMNLEGASDAVRCRAFPVTLAGSAIKWFNALPNGSITNFHDITRKFMAQFTTRITKAKHPISLLGVTQKQEESTRKYLDRFNDECLMVDGLTDSVASLCLTNGLMNEDFRKHLTTKPVWTMHEIQNVAKDYINDEEVSQVVAANKRQHVATQHGNPTPRHNPPPKENQRDHLRPTHRPPRIGKFSNYTPLTAPITEIYHQIVDRGVIPKARPLKERTGGNKALYCDYHRGYGHKTQDCFDLKDALEQAIRDGKLPEFVKFIREPRRADRDKSPEREGRNPRTQKPPPRENPEEDPTIIVNVITGKDVSNKSKLTMKKDLKIMAVRHHDPVTIADSTITFLPEDCQHGTSAEDAPFVISARIGTGLVRRILVDTGADSNILFRGAFDKLGHCNDNLQTHRHGVTGLGDNFLKPDGSVTLPITIGTSNQRKTILSEFVVLKDSTAYNVILGRKTINDFSAVIFTKYLLMKFRADDGTIGTIHGDREVAAECDNNSLALRKKSWDAARIFLADLDARLDGQPRPEPEGDMEKLQKDAFALPNIDGLVDAASGH